One Anolis carolinensis isolate JA03-04 chromosome 4, rAnoCar3.1.pri, whole genome shotgun sequence DNA window includes the following coding sequences:
- the sgk2 gene encoding serine/threonine-protein kinase Sgk2 isoform X1 gives MHPPGTESVFTTLGKTKGLIKQGRDRLEQTIKASSSRLSSYTERVVALMERSKSPDGNSLPSSPTDNINLGPSANPNAKPTDFDFLKIIGKGSFGKVLLAKHKSDGRFYAVKVLQKKSILKKKEQNHIMAERNVLLKNVKHPFLVGLHYSFQTKEKLYFVLDYVNGGELFFHLQRERCFREPRARFYAAEMASAVGYLHSLNIIYRDLKPENILLDCQGHIVLTDFGLCKEGMEPEETTSTFCGTPEYLAPEVLKKQPYDRTVDWWCLGAVLYEMLFGLPPFYSRDVSQMYDNILHKPLQIQGTKTIAACDILQGLLHKDQKKRLGAKTDFLEIKSHVFFSPINWDDLYNKKITPPFDPNVAGPADLRHFDPEFTRETVSSSIIRTPDLAASSSSATDAFLGFSYAPNDED, from the exons GTCTCATAAAACAAGGGCGAGACAGGTTAGAGCAGACTATCAAGGCCTCCAGTTCCAGGCTTTCCTCCTA tACTGAAAGAGTTGTTGCCTTAATGGAACGTTCCAAAAGCCCAGATGGTAACAGCCTG CCTTCGTCACCAACAGACAATATCAATCTTGGACCTTCTGCTAATCCTAA TGCCAAACCAACAGATTTTGACTTCCTAAAGATCATTGGCAAAGGTAGCTTTGGAAAA GTCCTTCTTGCAAAACACAAGTCTGATGGGAGATTCTATGCTGTGAAAGTTTTACAGAAGAAATCTATCCTCAAGAAGAaagag caaaatcaTATAATGGCAGAACGCAATGTGCTGCTCAAGAATGTGAAACATCCTTTCCTTGTGGGACTCCACTACTCTTTCCAGACCAAAGAGAAACTCTACTTTGTCTTGGATTATGTAAATGGAGGAGAG CTTTTCTTCCACTTGCAAAGAGAGCGTTGCTTCCGAGAGCCCCGAGCTCGTTTCTATGCAGCTGAAATGGCCAGTGCAGTTGGGTACCTCCATTCGCTGAATATCATCTACAG GGATTTAAAGCCTGAAAATATCTTATTGGATTGTCAG gGACACATTGTACTGACAGATTTTGGACTATGTAAAGAAGGAATGGAGCCAGAGGAAACAACATCTACTTTTTGTGGCACCCCAGAG TACCTTGCTCCAGAAGTGTTGAAGAAACAGCCCTATGACAGAACTGTAGACTGGTGGTGTCTTGGAGCCGTCCTGTATGAAATGCTGTTTGGCCTG CCTCCATTTTACAGCCGGGATGTGTCTCAGATGTATGATAACATTCTGCACAAGCCACTCCAGATTCAAGGAACAAAGACCATTGCAGCCTGTGACATCCTGCAAGGACTACTTCATAAAGATCAAAAGAAGAGGCTCGGAGCAAAGACAGATTTT CTTGAgataaagagccatgttttcttcAGTCCCATAAACTGGGATGACTTGTATAATAAAAAGATCACTCCTCCATTTGATCCCAATGTG GCTGGTCCTGCCGACCTACGACATTTTGACCCAGAATTCACTCGGGAAACAGTGTCCAGCTCCATCATCCGTACCCCTGACTTAGCTGCCAGTAGTTCCAGTGCAACTGATGCCTTTCTGGGATTTTCATATGCACCAAATGATGAGGACTAA
- the sgk2 gene encoding serine/threonine-protein kinase Sgk2 isoform X2, with the protein MERSKSPDGNSLPSSPTDNINLGPSANPNAKPTDFDFLKIIGKGSFGKVLLAKHKSDGRFYAVKVLQKKSILKKKEQNHIMAERNVLLKNVKHPFLVGLHYSFQTKEKLYFVLDYVNGGELFFHLQRERCFREPRARFYAAEMASAVGYLHSLNIIYRDLKPENILLDCQGHIVLTDFGLCKEGMEPEETTSTFCGTPEYLAPEVLKKQPYDRTVDWWCLGAVLYEMLFGLPPFYSRDVSQMYDNILHKPLQIQGTKTIAACDILQGLLHKDQKKRLGAKTDFLEIKSHVFFSPINWDDLYNKKITPPFDPNVAGPADLRHFDPEFTRETVSSSIIRTPDLAASSSSATDAFLGFSYAPNDED; encoded by the exons ATGGAACGTTCCAAAAGCCCAGATGGTAACAGCCTG CCTTCGTCACCAACAGACAATATCAATCTTGGACCTTCTGCTAATCCTAA TGCCAAACCAACAGATTTTGACTTCCTAAAGATCATTGGCAAAGGTAGCTTTGGAAAA GTCCTTCTTGCAAAACACAAGTCTGATGGGAGATTCTATGCTGTGAAAGTTTTACAGAAGAAATCTATCCTCAAGAAGAaagag caaaatcaTATAATGGCAGAACGCAATGTGCTGCTCAAGAATGTGAAACATCCTTTCCTTGTGGGACTCCACTACTCTTTCCAGACCAAAGAGAAACTCTACTTTGTCTTGGATTATGTAAATGGAGGAGAG CTTTTCTTCCACTTGCAAAGAGAGCGTTGCTTCCGAGAGCCCCGAGCTCGTTTCTATGCAGCTGAAATGGCCAGTGCAGTTGGGTACCTCCATTCGCTGAATATCATCTACAG GGATTTAAAGCCTGAAAATATCTTATTGGATTGTCAG gGACACATTGTACTGACAGATTTTGGACTATGTAAAGAAGGAATGGAGCCAGAGGAAACAACATCTACTTTTTGTGGCACCCCAGAG TACCTTGCTCCAGAAGTGTTGAAGAAACAGCCCTATGACAGAACTGTAGACTGGTGGTGTCTTGGAGCCGTCCTGTATGAAATGCTGTTTGGCCTG CCTCCATTTTACAGCCGGGATGTGTCTCAGATGTATGATAACATTCTGCACAAGCCACTCCAGATTCAAGGAACAAAGACCATTGCAGCCTGTGACATCCTGCAAGGACTACTTCATAAAGATCAAAAGAAGAGGCTCGGAGCAAAGACAGATTTT CTTGAgataaagagccatgttttcttcAGTCCCATAAACTGGGATGACTTGTATAATAAAAAGATCACTCCTCCATTTGATCCCAATGTG GCTGGTCCTGCCGACCTACGACATTTTGACCCAGAATTCACTCGGGAAACAGTGTCCAGCTCCATCATCCGTACCCCTGACTTAGCTGCCAGTAGTTCCAGTGCAACTGATGCCTTTCTGGGATTTTCATATGCACCAAATGATGAGGACTAA